One genomic segment of Theobroma cacao cultivar B97-61/B2 chromosome 6, Criollo_cocoa_genome_V2, whole genome shotgun sequence includes these proteins:
- the LOC18596607 gene encoding probable LRR receptor-like serine/threonine-protein kinase At1g53430 → MVIVGYTYMLVKAINTIAHALRLTWESDETEFSSSNCDSSRKVICDCNLTPCRVTKIDFSNMQLKGEIPPAIGNLTYLTSLDLSSNRIHGNIPDSLRNLTKLEFLDLFSNDLDGRIPDFFGEMESLRAIFLTRNWLKESIPPKLGSSASIKTLDFAENLLSGTIPETLGNISSLEFLRLSDNQLTGPLPKSLGNLQNVYRMVLANNKLQGQLPQSFANLTTLGHFNVRGNEFTGQIPTYIGYWKQLQVLILQGNHFEGPLPGTFSSLENMMEMRIADLYGRNGEVFPFPDVSRMRQLETLVLRNCSINGSIPEYIGAFQALNHLDLSYNKLSGNVPYFSESGNLTNIFLRANKLTGPIPEWFKNLTEANLDFSENNFTDSSSTVNYKSRNMNSFACCSSPPEFDSTWQKNNFSCDEDQPENDRLYINCGGDKVTAGRDTFERDVQPEGASTFHISDDKKWGYSSMGIYDPTQSRAMSYTHSIDKCPFQNIEGSLYQTARVAPISLKYFGFCMKNGLYTVKLDFAEITIKEEAEHKSRGNRLFDVLIQGTKVLTDFNIKDVAGGLNKNISQTFQAEVKENSLEIHLYWAGKGSKRGPFELYGPLVSAISVEPVLKPVKPSIKLSPLSIAGISGSIVLFLVLIFTFLWKMGYLRGKESKIEAQKELVSLPGGGIFTYRQLKVATQNFNNANKIGEGGFGAVFKGVLTNGTAIAVKQLSAKSKQGSREFVNEVGVISALQHPNLVKLLGCCIDENQLLLVYEYMENNSLAHALFGPEELRVQLNWTIRSKICRGIAKGLAFLHEESKLKIIHRDIKTTNILLDKDFTAKISDFGFAKLHEGEKTHVITKIAGTTGYMAPEYAMRGHLTSKADVYSFGVVLLEIVSGQNSASYRPNDESVYLLDLAYVLQEKGDLLALVDPILGSEYAAKEAKMILELAMLCTNPSPTLRPSMSEVVKVLKGKSRLNYTPSHAPYSADGFARAKAMASRSFSNNSRSMSREEPSNPASYEFSIKEEEVHISADYTPEVTDETGRSPLNSV, encoded by the exons ATGGTTATTGTTGGCTATACGTATATGCTAGTGAAAGCTATCAATACTATTGCTCATGCTCTGAGGTTGACTTGGGAAAGCGATGAGACAGAATTCTCAAGTAGCAATTGTGATTCCTCTAGGAAGGTCATCTGCGATTGCAATCTTACCCCTTGTCGAGTCACAAAAAT TGATTTTTCTAACATGCAACTAAAGGGTGAAATTCCTCCGGCTATAGGAAATTTGACCTACCTGACATCACT CGACTTGAGTTCAAACAGGATCCATGGAAACATTCCTGACTCGTTAAGAAATCTGACTAAACTTGAATTCCT TGATCTTTTTTCAAATGATCTGGATGGTCGTATACCAGACTTCTTTGGGGAAATGGAATCACTACGTGCCAT TTTTCTAACAAGAAACTGGCTAAAGGAATCAATACCACCAAAACTGGGCTCCTCAGCATCTATTAAAACTTT GGACTTTGCAGAGAACCTACTATCTGGAACTATTCCTGAGACTTTAGGAAACATTTCAAGCCTTGAGTTCCT GCGGTTATCTGATAACCAGTTAACTGGGCCGCTTCCGAAATCTCTTGGAAACTTGCAGAATGTCTATCGCAT GGTGCTGGCAAACAATAAACTTCAAGGACAGTTGCCTCAAAGTTTTGCAAATCTTACAACCTTAGGGCACTT CAACGTTAGGGGGAATGAATTCACTGGCCAGATACCGACATATATTGGATACTGGAAGCAGTTGCAAGTGCT GATACTTCAAGGGAACCATTTTGAAGGGCCTTTACCTGGTACATTCTCCTCCCTGGAGAATATGATGGAGAT GCGCATTGCTGACTTGTATGGAAGAAATGGAGAAGTTTTCCCATTTCCAGATGTTTCAAGGATGAGACAACTTGAAACTTT GGTCCTGAGAAACTGTTCAATCAATGGTTCAATCCCAGAGTATATTGGAGCGTTCCAAGCCCTGAACCATCT GGACTTGAGCTACAACAAATTGAGTGGTAACGTCCCATATTTCTCCGAGTCTGGGAACTTGACAAATAT ATTTCTTCGAGCAAATAAACTGACAGGGCCAATTCCTGAATggtttaaaaacttaacaGAAGCAAATCT GGATTTCTCCGAGAACAATTTTACTGATTCATCATCTACAGTAAACTACAAATCCAGGAATAT GAATTCATTTGCATGCTGCTCTTCCCCACCAGAGTT CGATAGTACATGGCAAAAGAATAATTTCTCCTGTGATGAAGACCAACCGGAAA ATGATCGGTTGTATATCAATTGTGGAGGTGATAAGGTAACAGCAGGCAGAGACACGTTTGAACGAGATGTGCAACCAGAAGGAGCTTCGACATTCCATATCAGCGATGACAAGAAATGGGGGTACAGTAGCATGGGAATTTATGACCCAACGCAAAGCAGGGCCATGAGTTACACACACTCGATTGATAAGTGTCCGTTTCAAAACATTGAGGGATCATTATACCAGACAGCTCGTGTTGCTCCAATATCTTTGAAGTATTTTGGATTCTGCATGAAAAATGGCTTGTATACAGTAAAACTTGATTTTGCTGAAATCACAATTAAAGAGGAAGCTGAACATAAAAGCAGGGGAAATCGCCTTTTCGATGTCTTAATTCAG GGTACGAAGGTCTTAActgattttaatattaaagaTGTTGCTGGAGGTCTAAATAAGAATATTTCTCAGACGTTTCAAGCTGAAGTCAAGGAAAACAGCCTTGAAATTCACTTATATTGGGCAGGAAAAGGCTCAAAACGTGGTCCCTTTGAGCTTTATGGTCCTCTTGTTTCAGCTATTTCAGTAGAGCCTG TTCTTAAACCAGTAAAGCCTTCCATAAAACTTTCTCCTTTAAGTATTGCTGGGATTTCAGGATCCATTGTTTTGTTCTTGGTTCTGATTTTTACTTTCCTCTGGAAAATGGGTTACCTTCGTGGCAAGGAATCAAAAATTGAAG CACAAAAAGAACTTGTTTCATTGCCTGGTGGAGGCATTTTCACTTATCGGCAACTAAAAGTTGCCacacaaaattttaacaatgcAAACAAGATAGGTGAAGGAGGCTTCGGAGCTGTCTTCAAG GGGGTGCTTACCAATGGGACAGCAATAGCTGTAAAACAGCTTTCTGCAAAATCAAAGCAAGGGAGTCGTGAATTTGTCAATGAAGTAGGTGTTATCTCTGCCTTGCAACACCCAAATCTGGTAAAACTGCTGGGGTGCTGTATAGATGAAAACCAACTGCTTCTAGTCTATGAGTACATGGAAAATAATTCCCTTGCACATGCATTATTTG GTCCTGAAGAACTCAGAGTGCAACTTAACTGGACAATCAGGTCTAAAATTTGCCGGGGGATAGCTAAAGGATTGGCATTTCTCCATGAAGAATCCaaactaaaaattattcacagaGATATCAAGACAACCAACATCCTTCTTGATAAGGATTTTACTGCAAAAATATCTGATTTCGGATTTGCCAAGCTTCATGAAGGGGAGAAGACACATGTCATTACGAAGATAGCGGGAACCAC gGGATACATGGCTCCTGAGTATGCCATGCGAGGTCATCTGACCAGTAAAGCAGATGTTTACAGCTTTGGAGTAGTCTTGCTTGAAATTGTCAGTGGGCAGAATAGTGCCAGTTACAGGCCAAATGATGAGAGTGTTTACCTTCTAGATTTG GCTTATGTCTTGCAAGAGAAGGGGGACCTTTTAGCTCTGGTTGATCCGATTCTGGGATCTGAGTACGCAgcaaaagaagcaaaaatgaTTCTAGAATTAGCAATGCTTTGCACTAACCCATCTCCTACACTTAGGCCTAGTATGTCTGAGGTGGTCAAAGTTTTGAAGGGAAAAAGTCGGCTTAATTATACTCCATCCCATGCCCCCTATTCAGCTGATGGTTTCGCACGGGCCAAGGCCATGGCTAGCCGTTCATTTTCCAACAATTCCAGGAGCATGTCCAGGGAAGAGCCATCAAACCCTGCAAGTTACGAATTTAGCATTAAGGAGGAAGAAGTGCATATCTCTGCAGATTACACCCCAGAGGTCACTGATGAGACTGGAAGATCACCACTTAATAGCGTCTGA
- the LOC18596608 gene encoding probable LRR receptor-like serine/threonine-protein kinase At1g07650, with protein MKRVHDMLGAMFRSGMLVLIIILMAMEAQAGKLPKDEVDALRQIAKELGKKDWVFSVDPCSNHSSWVTPKLQDRPLYNNTVNCSCSFPGDVCHVVSIFLKGQDLPGVLPPSLVKLPHLRFIDLTRNYLNGPIPREWASLKLEFLSLNANRLSGRIPDYLGNITTLRYLNLETNLFSGPVPPQLGKLVILENLILSANNLTGQLPRALTSLTKLAELRISSNNFTGRIPDIFQSWKQLKQLEIQASGFQGPIPPSISSLSNLTELRISDLNGGVSQFPYLRNMTSLDKLMLRSCRISGPIPDYLSELPLLRIIDLSFNRFGGNISNLTSIAKMEYLYLTNNSLNGPIPGWIKSANGKSPIDLSYNNFSMDPEPSACRETLNLFKSSFGGKNLQLSGCLDTNPCTKDRFSLAINCGGGRTPVGNIVYEEDYDKGGAAKYVPGTKNWEVSSTGHFWDGNPSSDDYVAHNKSVLKIKDSALYTTALVSPLSLTYYVRCLGNGNYTVKLHFAEIVFRDNSSFYSLGRRLFDVCIQGKRKLKDFDIESAAKGVDKEYIHEFKEVTVNNKTLEIQFYWASKGTTAVPKRATYGPLISAISVKSEFKPPNDRQKKIFIVVGAVGLVLLLVLMILGALWWKGCLWDRISREEELRGLDLKTGIFTLRQIKAATNNFDAANKLGEGGFGSVYKGILLDGTTIAVKQLSSRSRQGNREFVNEIGMISGLQHPNVVRLYGCCAEGNQLLLVYEYMENNSLAHALFGTGEVQLILDWPKRLRICIGIAKGLAFLHDESALKIVHRDIKTANVLLDKDINPKISDFGLARLDEEENTHISTRVAGTIGYMAPEYALWGYLTYKADVYSFGVVALEIVAGKNNMKFRPNENYVCLLDWALVLQQKGNLMELVDTKLGSKFNKEEAMRIIRVALLCTNPSPALRPTMSTAVSMLEGHTAVHEISGEPSFHGDDMRFKSFPDYDQVVLQSSETHSIPLLDSMSMKSSSTSAYDL; from the exons ATGAAAAGAGTCCATGATATGTTAGGGGCCATGTTTAGATCAGGTATGCTTGTATTGATAATCATATTAATGGCGATGGAAGCACAAGCAGGAAAGCTTCCCAAGGATGAAG TGGATGCTCTTCGTCAAATTGCCAAAGAATTAGGGAAAAAAGACTGGGTTTTCTCTGTCGACCCTTGCAGTAATCACTCAAGCTGGGTAACCCCAAAACTTCAGGACAGGCCATTGTACAATAATACAGTCAACTGTAGTTGCTCCTTCCCTGGTGATGTCTGCCACGTCGTCAGCAT ATTTCTTAAAGGACAGGATCTGCCTGGTGTACTTCCACCATCGTTAGTGAAGTTACCTCACCTTAGGTTCAT TGATCTTACTCGGAACTACCTTAATGGTCCAATACCACGCGAATGGGCTTCTCTAAAGTTAGAATTCTT GTCTCTTAATGCCAACCGCTTATCGGGACGTATTCCGGACTACTTAGGGAACATTACCACACTCAGATATTT GAACCTTGAAACCAACCTGTTTTCTGGACCTGTTCCTCCTCAACTTGGGAAATTGGTTATCTTGGAGAATCT CATTCTTAGTGCTAACAATCTCACAGGACAGTTACCCCGGGCTCTCACCAGTTTGACAAAGTTAGCAGAACT TAGGATTAGCAGCAACAACTTCACTGGAAGGATACCTGATATTTTTCAAAGTTGGAAACAACTCAAACAGTT AGAGATCCAAGCCAGTGGTTTTCAGGGCCCCATTCCTCCTAGCATCTCTTCCTTAAGTAACTTAACTGAACT AAGGATTAGTGACTTAAATGGAGGAGTTTCACAGTTTCCATACTTAAGAAACATGACAAGCTTAGATAAATT GATGTTGAGGAGCTGTAGGATATCTGGACCAATACCTGATTATCTGTCAGAGTTGCCACTGTTAAGAATCAT TGATCTCAGTTTCAACAGATTTGGAGGAAATATTTCGAATTTAACAAGTATAGCAAAAATGGAATACTT GTATCTAACAAACAACTCGCTGAATGGACCCATTCCAGGCTGGATCAAGAGCGCAAATGGTAAAAG TCCGATTGATCTTTCGTACAATAACTTTTCTATGGACCCTGAACCATCCGCTTGTCGGGAAACATT AAACTTGTTCAAAAGCTCTTTTGGAGGAAAGAATTT ACAACTCAGTGGGTGTCTGGACACCAATCCTTGTACAAAAG ATCGATTTTCTTTGGCTATAAATTGTGGTGGGGGAAGAACTCCTGTTGGAAACATTGTTTATGAAGAGGATTATGACAAAGGGGGTGCAGCAAAATATGTTCCCGGGACAAAGAATTGGGAAGTTAGTAGCACAGGACATTTCTGGGATGGGAACCCTAGTTCAGATGACTATGTAGCACATAACAAATCCGTACTCAAGATAAAAGACTCTGCCTTGTACACAACAGCACTCGTGTCTCCCCTTTCGCTCACTTATTATGTTCGCTGCTTAGGAAATGGAAACTATACTGTAAAACTTCATTTTGCAGAAATAGTATTCAGAGACAATAGTTCTTTCTACAGTCTTGGAAGGCGGTTATTTGATGTTTGTATCCAG GGAAAACGAAAGTTAAAGGATTTTGACATTGAAAGTGCAGCAAAAGGGGTTGATAAGGAATACATTCATGAATTTAAGGAAGTTACCGTGAACAATAAGACTTTGGAGATCCAATTTTATTGGGCCAGTAAAGGGACAACAGCTGTCCCGAAGAGGGCAACATATGGCCCTCTAATATCAGCTATCTCAGTGAAATCTG AGTTTAAACCTCCGAATGATAGACAAAAGAAGATTTTCATTGTGGTTGGAGCTGTAGGTTTGGTTTTACTCCTAGTTCTCATGATTTTGGGTGCTCTTTGGTGGAAAGGCTGCTTGTGGGACAGAATATCAAGGGAAGAAG AACTTAGAGGATTAGATCTGAAAACTGGTATATTTACCTTAAGACAAATCAAAGCGGCCACAAACAACTTCGATGCAGCAAACAAACTTGGGGAAGGTGGTTTTGGATCTGTCTACAAG GGCATATTATTGGATGGTACCACAATTGCAGTTAAGCAGCTGTCTTCAAGATCAAGGCAAGGAAATCGTGAATTTGTGAATGAAATAGGCATGATTTCTGGTCTACAACACCCAAATGTTGTTAGACTATATGGGTGTTGTGCTGAGGGAAATCAATTATTGCTGGTATATGAGTACATGGAAAACAATAGTCTTGCACATGCTTTGTTTG GTACGGGGGAAGTGCAACTGATACTGGATTGGCCAAAAAGGCTGAGGATTTGTATTGGTATTGCAAAAGGTCTGGCTTTCCTGCATGATGAATCTGCACTGAAAATTGTTCACAGGGACATCAAAACTGCTAATGTATTACTTGATAAGGATATTAATCCTAAGATCTCTGACTTTGGGCTAGCCAGGCTCGATGAAGAGGAAAACACCCACATCAGCACCAGAGTTGCTGGAACTAT AGGATACATGGCACCAGAATATGCATTATGGGGCTATTTGACCTATAAGGCAGATGTTTACAGTTTTGGGGTGGTTGCACTGGAAATTGTTGCTGGCAAGAACAACATGAAATTCCGGCCAAATGAAAATTATGTATGCCTTCTGGACTGG GCTCTTGTTTtacaacaaaaaggaaatcTTATGGAGCTAGTGGATACAAAATTGGGTTCTAAGTTTAACAAAGAAGAAGCAATGAGAATCATAAGGGTAGCTCTGTTATGTACTAATCCATCACCGGCTCTGAGGCCTACAATGTCTACAGCAGTGAGCATGCTTGAAGGTCACACTGCTGTTCATGAAATAAGTGGGGAACCAAGCTTTCATGGTGACGATATGAGGTTTAAGTCCTTTCCGGATTATGATCAAGTTGTACTCCAGAGTAGTGAAACTCACTCCATTCCTCTTTTAGATTCCATGAGTATGAAATCATCTTCTACATCTGCCTATGATCTATAG